The Haliotis asinina isolate JCU_RB_2024 chromosome 2, JCU_Hal_asi_v2, whole genome shotgun sequence genomic interval TAGGGAGGATGCACCACAGAGGGGATGTAGAGAGGATGAAGGGTTGTGGGGAGGATGGAGGAGAAGGATTCAGGATGTAGGACAAAGTTGAAGTAGGGAGGGTGAGGGGGAAGGATGGAGGATGGAGGATGGAGGAAAAAGTTGAAGTAGAGAGGGTGATGGGGAAGGATGGAGGACAAAGGTGATGAAGGGAGGATGAAAGGGAAACTAGGGAGggtgagggggggggggggggagataGGAAGATTAAGGGTAAggacagaggattgaaaacagaGTTGAAATAGAGAGTTGATTAAGTTGGATGGATGATGGACTGAGTGGCTGTAAGTAGAATGAAGGATGGGTGAATTGTGGATGGACTGGAAAATGAAAGACTTATGGAATGGAAGATGGGGAAAGTACTGGAGAGGTCAGATGGATGAGTGACATGTAGTGTGAGGGAAGTGTATGAAGCACAGAGATGATGTAGAGAGGATGAAGGAATGAGTAATTGAAGGTCAGAGCATGGATgatgcagggaaacttgtcaGGGTGTAGGGAGGGTTAAGGGGAAGGACATGGGATGGAGGACAGACGGGAAGGGGAGGATAAAAAGGAAAGCAGAGGAAGGCCAGAGCATGGAGGACAGAGGGATAGAAGGGAGGATGTAGGAGAAGAGGAGAGGATGGAGGACAGAGAGGAAGTAAGGAAGATATACTAGGATGAATTTTGGATTGAGAGAATGGATGGAGGATGCAGGACAAAGGGTAAGTTGGAAGGATGCAAGGGATGGAAGGAGGACATGATAGATGACGGGGATTAAAAGGGAATCAGCGTGAAGAAAGGGAAAGGGTACAGGACGGAGGGCAGAGATGAAATAGGGTGAATGGAGAAAAGAGGGGAAGGATGGAGGATGGAGGCCAAGTGGGAAGTACGGAGAATGGAAGGGTTAGATGGTGGATGGAGAGGATGGGGAAGTAGAAAGGATGATGGAGAAGGATGGAGGACTGAGTTCTTTCTTATCTGTTAAATTATACCTCTGGCAAAGGacaagaacaaaaattgttcttTGACACTGCAACAACCACTCACCCATGTTACATCTTAGTAACAGTTGCTCGTATGAAGACTACTTTATGTAAGACCTCTGTGAAGTGCCTCATCATAATCTATGTATCCTGTATTTATATATCTTTGTCTCACATAAATACAAGCATGTGTGATCATTATACTTCTAATTGTCCCACCTCGTCACCAGTTCACCAGCAACGCAGAATGTGTTGATGGTAATGCTGAGCAGAAATAGAACTTTACAGAAACCAGCCTTGGTATGTAGTCTCATTAGTAATACGATTATCACCAGTGTTTATCACGGACCTACCTTTTGTGTCTCGATCAGAAACTATTGACCAGACACCTCTTCTTGTCTGATGAATGCATTGGTCACATAATCGGATGCGCATGACCAttactttatggatgacaaggTGTGATTTGTTAAGCTGTGTGTGATCATGGTTTGTCTGGTTGGTGTGTGATCACTAAAAATGCCGTAACACCAAAAAATGCCTATTATCTTAATCACTCACCCTTTAGTTTGAATTGACGAgtttaaaaggcgactatgcttgtagtaagaggtgactaatgggatcaggtggtcagactcacttggttgacacatcatcggttcccatttgtgcagatcgatgctcatgctgttgatcactgtattttcTGGGTCAGTctagatcatttacagaccaccgccaaatagctggaacattgctgaatgtagtggaaaattaaactcactcactttagtttGAAAGCCCAGATATGTTcaatgtttgtgtgttgcaACACTCAGAGAAGATATATGGCTACTCAGGCAAAGGTTAAACATGTCTCTTGGTTTGAAATACGATACATGACTTAccaaatatattcatatattctgTCATTGAGTTGCTAGACTCAGAACACCAATGGATATAGTACTGTATAACGGTATATCTGTAGATTGGTTTCAAAACTTTGAATAAAGGTAATCAGATTGAACCAAAATGTTCAAAGTTTGATTTTTATATACAGACTATGTTAGGCGAAGTCTTGTACTTGAGTACCAACACAAAGGACACATCATTTGTTGTCTCCTCACACTCTGTGTCAGTAATGTTTTTATTCACTCTAGGATACAGTAACAAATGACTTGTAAGAACTATTTTCCGCAGTTTGAAATCCAAGAAAAGTCTGACGATGTATGCTCGGTGACAATAGAAAACTGTGTTAACAAATGCAAGTAGCGCATACACAGAATAACATTGCCTTGGCAATGCAGTTTACTTTCCACAATTGTCAGTTGAGTATCTACTGTTTCCCAACATTAACACCTCTCAACACAAAATGTTCAGAATACAAATTCAGTTGTTAAAATAAGACATAACTACTATTTAAACTGATAAGAGatattttattaagaaacaATGTTGTCATATtgttaaaaacagaaacatgtctTCAGTTCCTTTGTAAACAAACAGCCCCCACACCACCACAGCCATCCCTATTCAGTCTTCAAGCCACACAATTTCACTACTAAATAAACATGAAGATACCCAATATGCACATATCTATACTTACCTGTTCCCCCCACCTTACAGTATTTAGAAGTGCCTGACACCAAATGACAGACTGGAGCTGTACTCAGCCAAGAGAGCTTCCAGGTCCTCCAGAGAGTCCTGGGGTGGCTCCAGAGCGTCTTGGGGATCCTCCAGTCGTGGCTGCTTTGCAGCTTGGGGCACCTCACTGTTGTCATATCGGCACTTCCTCTTGTGTGAGGGTGGGTACTCTTTGTTGGGCTCAGCAGTGGGTTTCCTCTTTTTCCTTAAAATAAGTTTAGTAAGGTAGAGATATTCCAcatcatattcatcatcagAGCTAGGCTCAGCTTTCTCCATTGTCTTAGCAGGATTTACGTTTACTGTTGCAACAATGGTATCTGCTGATTTAGAAGGATCTGTTGCTGAAACAGTCTTATCTTTTATAATCTTACCAGGAACAGGCAAAGTTCTGGGCAAGGCATACCTTGACTGTAAGTAAGCTTGATCAGCAGACAGTAACTCTTCAGCAAAACTAAGCTTACATCTGGGCTTACTGATACCATTACCACCAGAGGGCTTAGTGATAGTGTTCCCCAAAGGTCTGCTCTGGGTTTTGATGTGCTTAGCTCCAAGAGGCTGAGGCACAAAGTAGGGCTTGCTCTCAGGCTGAAGCTTTCTCACTTTCTCTTTTGGAATGCGAGGCTTTGGTTGAGGTTTTGGCCTGAACGCTTTGGGCTTACGTTTGCAGGGCTTCAGGTAAGATTTTTGCTTTGGTTGGACTTTGGGTGTGGGGTTGTTGATAGTAGAAATGGCAGGAGTTTCAACATGGGCAAGAGACTGGGAAGGAGGAACTGGACTGGGTTGGTCAAGTTGGGGCAGCATGCAGGAGAAGGCCTAATGGGCAATAGTCTTTGTATCACTTTTAAGATATTGAATGAATGTCTTATTCTGTTATGCTGTACAATGATCAAACATACAGACAATGAATTTAATACAAACGCATACCTCTGGTCTCATCAGCTGCAGGTCCAGTCCTAAGCTGGGCTGGCAGACAGGCATTGCCTCCCAATGATTACTGCAAGGTGGTGGCTGGATTGTAGGAAGTTGGAGTGCTCCAGATGGTCTCATCTGCTGCAGATCCAGTCCTGTCTCACGTGCACCATGGTTACTGCTGGGTGGTGGCTGAACTGTAGGAGGGGGCTGGAGGGCTACAGGATGAAGGAGTCTTGGTTGTTGGTAACCGGCACGCAGGGAGAGGCCAACAGGATTACCGACAGGCATCCAGATAGTATTGTTATCTATTAGACATCTGGTCCCATCTCCCATCACCACTGTTGGCAGCCCGGAGGACAGGCGGGCCACAGACACTGTGACAGTGAATGGTTTACTAAATTAGCTATACAGTAATTCGGCATGACCAAAACAAGACTAAACTTTGAGTTGGGTCTTCTGAAATAGTTGATAATGTAGTGCGTCATGTTGTTGTTATAAACAAAATGTCCCTAAATGTTCACGCTTCTGAGGCAAACCTCTGGTTATATCAAATGTCATAACATGAAAAGAACATTCAAGCATGTATTGTTGGTGGCTGGTCACATCatcgttttttcaacttttgcATTGTAAACATCATAAAACAATCACACACGGGTCTGGAATCAATATTTCCATATACCTGGTGTAGAAGGATTCATTGTTTTCTGCACCTCTTTAAGCTCTGTGCTCCTTTGGGGTCGTATTTTTCACGATAAAACTGTGGAAACGTCTCtctttcaaaatggctgacAAAGGAATGTCTAACTGTTGTCATGACGCCACTACAGTCGACAGAACCACGCATGCGTTGAATTTATGCAGAAGTAACACTTCCGTCTATGTGTATGTTGTAGGCATTGATAGATCTACATCAACACCTACTTGTCACCTAGTACGTCAGCTGTTTAACATGTAAGAagaaacgttgtgaaatgcGAACGTCTTTCCAAGGGAAGCTACTCTAGTAGAGTTTACTATGTAAATAGAGTTATCCTTCTTGAATGAGGATTTTATGACCGTTTACAAGGACAATGGCTTAAACGGTTATGCCAAAGACGTATACGTCTTTGGTTATGCTTACCAAGATGGGAGTGGAGCGTTCCATGTTAGGTTTGGCTAAATAAaagaagtgaaatgtttctaggGCATCGGTTCTTCACTtatatttgtgcgcgtaacatttttcattgctatttaaaaacataaatttgaCTTGGCCACGTCCCgatcatctgtctgtccaaCGTCTTTGGTTATGCTTACCAAGATGGGAGTGGAGCGTTAAATGTTAGGATTGGCTAAATAAaagaagtgaaatgtttctaggGCATCGGTTCTTCACTtatatttgtgcgcgtaacatttttcattgctatttaaaaacataaatttgaCTTGGCCACGTCCCgatcatctgtctgtccaaCGTCTTTGGTTATGCTTACCAAGATGGGAGTGGAGCGTTAAATGTTAGGATTGGCTAAATAAaagaagtgaaatgtttctaggGCATCGGTTCTTCACTtatatttgtgcgcgtaacatttttcattgctatttaaaaacataaatttgaCTTGGCCACGTCCCGATCATCTATCTGTCCACCATAACAATGAGTGTTTATAAGAACGAGTGTGGCTGAATCTAcgactcattaacacgtgctaaacttcccaagctgtgtttctcagagagaaaaaaaattaaaatgtggTCCTCCCTCATCACTTTTTTCTATGAAAAATTATAAATAAAGCCCAACCGcccttgtcacttttgaaaaaaaaaatatgcccgagaaatatattttttttatgtagCCTTATGTAACATTATACACTGCCAGAAGGCAGTAATTGTATAATTTTGTTCATGTTGAGTACAGTCCTGAGTAAAATCGTGTAGAATGATGAATATTCAATGTGAAATGGATTATAATTACATTAAAATAATTTGCCACATATTTGGTGATGTGTGTTTGGGAACTGATAATGTAATGTCTTTCATGAAAGATGACAGTGTTTTGGAACTTAAAAATCTTTAATATTATTGATGTAAAGGGGTTGCGCAGAGGTAGGGACAGATGGCGAAAGCGGGAGATATATGTGCAGGGCAGGGGAAGGGAAATACATGTATGACAGGAGGATGGACATAGGGGTATGTGAGAATGGCGGACACTGGGTTGGCACAGGTAGCACAGGGATGTAAAACGGGAGGGCAGGCATACGGAAATGTGACAATGGGGGCATGCGGAATGGTAGTATAGAGGGAGGACAGGCACAAGGATAGGTGACAATGAGGGACAGTGGGGGCATGGGGAAAGGTAGTGTAACTGGAGGACGGGCATACGGGCAGGTGATAATAGGAGACACTGGAGCATGGGGAAAGGTAATATAACGGGAGGACGGGTATACCGACAGGTTACAATGGGAGACTCTGGGGGCTTTGCGAATGGTAGTATGGTGGGAGGACAGGCATGCGAACAGGTGAAACTAGGGGCGTGGGGAGAGGTAGCATAACGGCTGGACGCACATACAGACATGTTACATTGGGGAACACTGGGGACATGGGGAAAGATAGTATAACAGGAGGATGGACTTACGGACAGGTGCATGACAGTGGGGGCACGCGGAATGGTAGTATAACGGGAGGACAGGCAAAAGGATAGGTGACAATGAGGGACAGTGGGGGCATGGAGAAAGATAGTATTACGGGAGGACGGACATACGGACAGGTGATAATGGGGGACACTGGAGGGCGTAGGGTAAGGCAGTATGACGACAGGACGGACTTAATGACAGTTGAGAGGGGGAGGGGTAATGCGGTGTTGAGACAGGGAAGGAACATGTGGGGAAAGGGGAGTGACAGGAGACTGGAAGTGAGATCGCATGACGGGAGCACTGACAGGTTGGTAAACAAGAGACACAAGAACAGAAAAGGAAAAGGGAAGTAAATCATTATTTACCTCGCTAAACCAATTTGAAAGTTTTGATTTACAGGAAAAGCAAATGTTATAACTACCGGTCTGGCACATGTCGTAAAACCATTTTGTAACTTGTTTCCTCGCTAACAGGTGTCTTGGCTTTTGCCAGTTATGATGTTTTCAACATCGTTATTATGAAAAGGTATATTTCAAGCTATGGGGATATCAGATGGCTGTATTCGACTCAAAACTTCTATCGTCGATTTCTGGAGAGTCGCAGGGAATAAGTCTTTTCTTGTATCAGTGGCAAGCTAAAGTGAGTGTACATGCCCCAACATATAAAGACCAAACTATTGTCGAGAAAGCGTGATATTGTGTCTTTAAGAATCCTTTGGTAATAACAACTACAGGGTATGAAGTGTACTTGGTGGGATACAACtgtgaattttgtttcattgttatATCAAGGATCGTTACTAACTGATCACGTTTGTCAGGTCCA includes:
- the LOC137274413 gene encoding uncharacterized protein; this translates as MNPSTPVSVARLSSGLPTVVMGDGTRCLIDNNTIWMPVGNPVGLSLRAGYQQPRLLHPQMRPSGALQLPTIQPPPCSNHWEAMPVCQPSLGLDLQLMRPEAFSCMLPQLDQPSPVPPSQSLAHVETPAISTINNPTPKVQPKQKSYLKPCKRKPKAFRPKPQPKPRIPKEKVRKLQPESKPYFVPQPLGAKHIKTQSRPLGNTITKPSGGNGISKPRCKLSFAEELLSADQAYLQSRYALPRTLPVPGKIIKDKTVSATDPSKSADTIVATVNVNPAKTMEKAEPSSDDEYDVEYLYLTKLILRKKRKPTAEPNKEYPPSHKRKCRYDNSEVPQAAKQPRLEDPQDALEPPQDSLEDLEALLAEYSSSLSFGVRHF